In the Leifsonia sp. 466MF genome, one interval contains:
- a CDS encoding RHS repeat domain-containing protein, with protein MTFSTWLTRSSALGGLVIATLVAATLQGAPSSAAEAPTPPAWAKVVPGSAAKEHVGKGGTPPESAAISTAPAPTGDYQVDIDGGAKGESIAVDDTTGRSAVVVDGKWHPVGDTGLTVASAGDTQSAADARKQLEASKMGTAKAKAKDRAEKVSVKFLPSASAEKLGAAGPIVQLSRADGSATEAAIGVRIPTKVLAAAYGADFASRAHWVQLDGTALPKSGKDLRRKATSVPSEVDSESGTVTAAPTIGRAPVLMMALATATGASGTGDFTATSLKPSAEWDVSAQTGTFSWKYPLRIPPAPAGPAPDLALSYDSQSVDGLTGSTNNQPSAIGEGWSLAGSGFIERSYVGCAVDDGASGPVKTSGDLCFKNANATVSFAGHSGELIRVGATNQYRLAADDGTRFTEYKGAPCASNGTADTACWQMVTTDGTQYFFGLNQLPGYVAGKPTTNSAWTVPVFGNDAGEPCHADTFAASSCQLAWRWNLDYVVDVHGNAEAYYYNAQTNMYAKNGSTATAYVRGGELEHIEYGLSASTVFGANAASGKVFFSYDKNGRCSDGSGAQCTTQPAAGNAVKPANAASYPDIPFDQLCASGTCAGLVSPTFWTTSKLSTVKTQVLSAGAYKDVDSWALKQSFPAPGDGTSPALWLDSVTHTGYSGTATLTEPTVSFGGAVLQNRVWAVDGLAPLDKWRIGSIKTELGATVSVNYSAQECVPADRAAIFAAPQSNIKRCYPQWWSPSVTPPQAPQQDLFHKYVVTSVIDNPNTGGAGAPAVEKYYVYGTPAWRYNDSPLAPAEKRTWSIFAGFDTTEVRVGQATKPSEQNVTKYTFFRGLDGDKASPAGGVKSVQVGGVPDYRPFAGKVREQVATLGVGGAVLSTTTTTPWGSAPTANDGVHSSWYTGDSQVVVVEPVSTGGTRSTTTTTSYDPTWGLPTSVQTTHTDAPATCVTTTYAPANTSRYLIGSVAESLTTAGTCDQAATAEADRLISDVRTSYDGQAPGAAPTTGDPTTVETVTSMTGTSKTWSTIATTGYDAMGRTVQVTDALNRITKTAYTPAGTGGPTTKVVVTNPLGWTSSTEFDPAWGAVLKATDENNKITSASYDALGRRTGVWLPNKSQTTYPTAPSTKYTYNLSQSLASTVATESTIPGSTITAYDLYDGLGRIVQHQAKAVQSGGVMTDTAYDSQGRAISSTLPYWATAAPSSSLFIPTSMAQVPSRTDTVYDAAGRTTASILYTYGNESYRTTTGYPGAERVNVTPPAGGTPASTITNSAGQKTALTQYQAPTPTGSGLTTSYAYTPAGKLARMTDPAGNAWSWQYDLQGNQIVADDPDSGHTTSSYDLAGNVLSTTDARGQVLAYKYDDLNRKTEKRSGSKTGPLLASWTYDTAAKGKPASATSYTGSTATTPGLAYVTSTDSYDDLYNPTSSTVKIPAGAPAFGGTTYTVTMTYNNAGLPQQRTLPAIGGLPLERIRIGYNGIGSVDNVQGATMYGVTSYTPTGQLAAITRGTSGYTMNTTFGYDPSTGQRNQVIDTASTPTGSGTQANRLYKRNPAGDVTSIQTTGLTGTDTQCFRYDAMRALTEAWTPSTTDCAADPTVAGLGGAAPYWKSYRVDPSTGNRTSLTTHDASGDLTASYAYPPAGQPHPHAAIAVGAAAYVYDASGNTTTRADQSLSWDESGKLSVVSTPNGAQNRVYDAAGNVLIQVDAESGAQLYLGETRLTLAPQGTAASAIRTYAIAGSVVAERVSLAGASGSKVTWLSGDLNGTQDMAIQQSTGAVTRRFADPFGNPRGASTGWGSDHGYLNAPASPFSGLTQLGARAYDPLIGRFVSVDPVLSQDNPSQNNGYSYSANNPVSFSDPDGKCYVGSVDSLNHKPNCSSGGAKPIVSRNNPAAPGPDKGTYTGTGNNSRGKAADGGNNWRAPSTKTVLDCAIHGSVCAGTLPQAPPVPGQDIPDVCVGAAKFRHCSPDGYGYVYDSYITDALGAQDVMDIFKKNPQRIFPFPVSGCESFTDGATCHLKALGNWFTSEGDVVVSTTATSVTFTVASEGYFDPPGSTIEFSAVQYGSDVYLRRTARALGGGDGGVQIGIQLLKLNQPTWDQQAANLRDLINGR; from the coding sequence GTGACATTCTCCACTTGGTTAACTCGCAGCTCGGCGCTCGGCGGCCTCGTCATCGCCACGCTGGTCGCAGCCACCCTGCAGGGCGCGCCTTCCTCCGCCGCTGAGGCGCCGACACCTCCGGCGTGGGCGAAGGTCGTGCCCGGCTCTGCCGCGAAAGAGCACGTCGGCAAGGGCGGCACACCCCCGGAGTCGGCTGCGATCTCCACCGCCCCCGCGCCAACGGGCGACTATCAGGTCGATATCGACGGCGGGGCGAAGGGCGAGTCGATCGCGGTCGACGACACGACCGGTCGATCCGCCGTCGTCGTCGACGGGAAGTGGCATCCGGTCGGCGACACCGGACTCACGGTCGCCAGCGCGGGAGACACGCAGTCCGCTGCGGATGCGCGCAAGCAGCTCGAAGCTTCCAAGATGGGGACCGCGAAGGCCAAGGCCAAAGACCGGGCCGAGAAGGTCTCTGTGAAGTTCCTCCCGTCCGCGAGTGCCGAGAAGCTCGGCGCGGCCGGCCCGATCGTACAACTGAGCCGCGCAGACGGTTCTGCGACCGAGGCGGCGATCGGGGTTCGGATTCCGACGAAGGTTCTGGCTGCGGCGTATGGCGCGGACTTCGCCTCCCGCGCCCACTGGGTTCAGCTCGACGGGACGGCGCTGCCCAAGTCCGGGAAGGACCTGCGGAGGAAGGCCACCTCTGTTCCGTCGGAAGTGGATTCCGAGTCCGGAACGGTGACAGCGGCCCCGACGATCGGTCGCGCACCAGTACTGATGATGGCCCTCGCCACCGCGACGGGCGCGTCCGGGACAGGGGATTTCACAGCTACGTCGCTCAAGCCATCGGCGGAATGGGATGTGTCAGCGCAAACCGGGACATTCAGCTGGAAGTATCCGCTGCGAATCCCGCCGGCGCCTGCCGGCCCGGCACCCGACCTCGCGCTGTCGTACGACTCTCAGTCCGTCGATGGGCTCACGGGCTCGACCAACAACCAGCCATCCGCGATCGGTGAGGGCTGGTCTCTCGCCGGAAGCGGATTCATCGAGCGCTCCTATGTCGGCTGCGCAGTGGACGACGGTGCGTCGGGGCCGGTGAAGACCTCCGGTGATCTGTGCTTCAAGAACGCGAATGCCACCGTCTCCTTCGCGGGCCACTCCGGCGAGCTGATCCGGGTCGGTGCCACCAACCAGTACCGCCTCGCCGCCGACGACGGCACGCGTTTCACGGAGTACAAGGGAGCGCCGTGCGCCTCCAACGGCACCGCCGACACCGCCTGCTGGCAGATGGTCACCACTGACGGCACTCAGTACTTCTTCGGGCTGAACCAGCTCCCCGGATACGTCGCGGGGAAGCCGACCACCAATTCGGCCTGGACGGTGCCGGTGTTCGGCAACGACGCGGGCGAGCCGTGCCATGCCGACACTTTCGCGGCGTCATCCTGCCAGCTGGCGTGGCGGTGGAACCTCGACTATGTCGTCGACGTGCATGGCAACGCGGAAGCGTATTACTACAACGCGCAGACGAACATGTACGCGAAGAACGGGTCGACTGCGACCGCTTATGTGCGCGGCGGTGAGCTCGAGCACATCGAATACGGCCTCAGCGCTTCCACCGTCTTCGGTGCAAACGCCGCGTCGGGCAAGGTGTTCTTCAGCTACGACAAGAACGGGCGCTGCTCCGACGGCAGCGGCGCACAGTGCACCACGCAGCCGGCGGCCGGCAACGCCGTCAAGCCGGCGAACGCCGCCTCCTATCCCGACATCCCGTTCGACCAGCTGTGCGCGTCCGGCACCTGCGCAGGCCTGGTGTCGCCAACATTCTGGACCACGTCGAAACTGTCGACCGTGAAGACGCAGGTCCTGTCGGCCGGTGCCTACAAGGACGTCGACTCGTGGGCGCTCAAGCAGTCCTTCCCCGCTCCGGGCGATGGGACGTCGCCTGCGCTTTGGCTGGACAGTGTCACCCACACCGGCTATTCCGGTACCGCCACCTTGACCGAGCCGACGGTGAGCTTCGGCGGCGCGGTCCTCCAGAACCGGGTCTGGGCTGTTGACGGCCTCGCGCCGCTCGACAAGTGGCGGATCGGATCCATCAAGACCGAGCTCGGCGCGACCGTCAGTGTCAACTACTCGGCCCAGGAGTGCGTGCCCGCCGACCGGGCAGCGATCTTCGCAGCACCGCAATCGAACATCAAACGCTGCTACCCGCAGTGGTGGTCGCCGTCGGTGACGCCACCGCAGGCGCCCCAACAGGATCTGTTCCACAAGTACGTCGTCACCAGCGTCATCGACAACCCCAACACCGGGGGAGCCGGTGCGCCTGCCGTCGAGAAGTACTACGTCTACGGCACGCCCGCTTGGCGGTACAACGATTCTCCGCTCGCTCCGGCGGAAAAGCGGACCTGGTCGATCTTCGCTGGTTTCGACACCACTGAAGTTCGCGTCGGACAGGCGACGAAGCCGTCCGAGCAGAACGTCACCAAGTACACCTTCTTCCGCGGATTGGATGGCGACAAAGCGTCACCCGCGGGTGGAGTGAAGTCCGTCCAGGTGGGTGGCGTCCCCGACTACCGCCCGTTCGCCGGGAAGGTCCGCGAACAGGTCGCCACTCTCGGCGTCGGGGGAGCAGTCCTCTCGACGACGACCACCACGCCGTGGGGGTCCGCACCGACCGCCAATGACGGTGTGCATTCCTCGTGGTACACCGGCGACTCTCAAGTCGTGGTGGTCGAGCCCGTATCGACCGGCGGGACTCGATCCACGACCACGACAACGAGTTACGACCCCACCTGGGGGCTGCCGACGAGCGTGCAGACCACCCACACGGACGCGCCGGCGACGTGCGTCACCACCACGTACGCGCCGGCGAACACCAGCCGCTACCTCATCGGAAGCGTGGCGGAATCTCTCACGACTGCAGGGACGTGTGACCAGGCAGCCACAGCGGAGGCCGACCGGCTCATCAGCGATGTGCGCACGAGTTATGACGGCCAAGCTCCAGGAGCGGCTCCGACGACCGGTGACCCGACCACGGTCGAAACCGTCACGTCGATGACCGGAACTTCGAAGACGTGGTCGACCATCGCCACGACCGGCTATGACGCGATGGGCCGGACTGTGCAGGTCACGGACGCCCTCAACCGGATCACCAAGACGGCGTACACGCCGGCCGGCACCGGCGGGCCGACGACCAAGGTGGTCGTCACCAACCCACTCGGCTGGACCTCCAGCACGGAGTTCGACCCCGCATGGGGCGCCGTGCTCAAAGCGACGGATGAGAACAACAAGATCACGTCCGCCAGCTACGATGCCCTCGGCCGGCGCACGGGGGTGTGGCTTCCCAACAAGTCCCAGACGACCTATCCGACTGCCCCGTCGACGAAATACACGTACAACCTGTCCCAGAGCCTCGCTTCAACGGTGGCCACCGAGTCCACCATCCCGGGCAGCACCATCACCGCCTACGACCTGTATGACGGTCTGGGCCGGATCGTGCAGCACCAGGCCAAGGCGGTACAGAGCGGGGGTGTGATGACCGACACCGCCTACGACTCCCAAGGCCGGGCGATTTCGAGCACATTGCCGTACTGGGCAACGGCCGCCCCATCGAGCAGCCTGTTCATTCCCACCAGCATGGCGCAGGTGCCTTCCCGTACGGACACGGTCTACGACGCCGCCGGGCGCACAACCGCGTCGATCCTTTACACCTACGGCAACGAGAGCTACCGCACCACCACCGGGTACCCCGGAGCAGAGCGGGTGAACGTCACCCCGCCCGCAGGCGGCACTCCGGCCAGTACGATCACCAACTCGGCCGGTCAGAAAACAGCACTCACTCAGTACCAGGCGCCCACTCCGACCGGTAGCGGACTCACGACCTCCTACGCGTACACGCCGGCAGGCAAGCTCGCCCGGATGACGGACCCGGCAGGAAACGCGTGGTCGTGGCAGTACGACCTGCAAGGCAACCAGATCGTCGCCGACGACCCTGACTCCGGTCACACCACCTCCAGCTACGATCTCGCGGGTAACGTCCTTTCCACCACGGATGCTCGAGGTCAGGTTCTCGCCTACAAGTACGACGACCTCAACCGCAAGACCGAGAAGCGCTCCGGATCGAAAACCGGCCCGCTGCTGGCATCGTGGACCTACGACACGGCGGCGAAGGGCAAGCCGGCGTCGGCGACGAGCTACACCGGCTCGACGGCAACCACTCCGGGACTCGCCTACGTCACGTCCACCGACAGCTACGACGACCTTTACAACCCGACATCCTCCACGGTGAAGATCCCGGCAGGAGCGCCGGCGTTCGGCGGCACCACCTACACGGTGACGATGACCTACAACAACGCCGGTCTCCCGCAGCAGCGCACCCTACCGGCGATCGGAGGACTGCCGCTCGAGCGCATCCGCATCGGGTACAACGGCATCGGCAGCGTCGACAACGTTCAGGGCGCGACCATGTACGGGGTCACCTCGTACACGCCGACCGGACAGCTCGCCGCCATCACGCGGGGCACCAGCGGGTACACGATGAACACCACGTTCGGCTACGACCCGAGCACCGGGCAGCGCAATCAGGTCATCGACACCGCGTCTACGCCGACCGGCTCCGGTACCCAAGCGAACCGCCTCTACAAGCGCAACCCGGCCGGGGATGTCACGAGCATCCAAACAACGGGCCTCACCGGCACGGACACGCAGTGCTTCCGCTACGACGCCATGCGTGCACTCACCGAAGCCTGGACACCCAGCACCACGGACTGCGCCGCCGACCCGACAGTGGCGGGACTCGGCGGAGCGGCGCCCTACTGGAAGTCCTATCGTGTTGACCCATCCACCGGTAACCGCACTTCTTTGACTACGCACGACGCTTCTGGTGATTTGACCGCCTCCTACGCGTACCCGCCAGCCGGGCAGCCTCATCCCCATGCGGCAATTGCCGTGGGCGCGGCAGCATACGTGTACGACGCGAGCGGGAACACGACAACCCGAGCGGACCAGTCCCTCAGCTGGGATGAGTCGGGGAAGCTCTCCGTCGTGTCAACTCCTAACGGCGCGCAGAACAGGGTGTACGACGCGGCCGGGAATGTGTTGATACAGGTTGATGCCGAGTCTGGAGCCCAGCTGTATCTAGGCGAAACGCGGCTGACCCTTGCTCCGCAAGGCACTGCCGCCTCCGCCATCCGCACTTACGCCATAGCGGGATCCGTCGTGGCGGAGCGGGTGAGCCTGGCCGGGGCGTCGGGCTCAAAAGTCACATGGCTTTCGGGTGACCTCAACGGCACGCAGGATATGGCTATCCAACAGTCGACTGGCGCGGTCACGCGACGATTCGCTGACCCCTTTGGAAACCCGCGAGGCGCCTCCACTGGCTGGGGCAGCGATCACGGGTACCTGAACGCACCGGCATCTCCCTTCTCCGGACTGACGCAGCTCGGAGCGCGCGCCTACGACCCCCTAATCGGGCGATTCGTATCCGTCGATCCTGTTTTGTCGCAGGACAACCCGAGTCAAAACAACGGGTACAGTTACTCCGCCAACAACCCTGTTTCCTTCAGCGATCCGGACGGAAAATGCTATGTAGGGTCGGTTGATTCCCTCAATCACAAACCCAACTGCTCGTCCGGTGGGGCAAAGCCCATCGTGTCTCGAAACAACCCTGCGGCACCTGGACCTGATAAGGGCACTTACACAGGTACCGGAAACAACAGCCGAGGAAAGGCCGCCGATGGAGGAAACAATTGGCGCGCTCCGAGCACAAAAACGGTGTTGGATTGTGCGATACATGGCTCCGTATGTGCTGGAACTCTGCCACAGGCGCCGCCCGTTCCTGGTCAAGACATTCCCGATGTGTGCGTAGGTGCAGCGAAGTTCAGGCACTGTTCGCCAGATGGGTATGGCTACGTTTATGACAGCTACATCACGGACGCGCTCGGTGCCCAAGATGTCATGGACATCTTCAAGAAAAACCCTCAGCGTATATTCCCATTCCCTGTTAGCGGGTGCGAATCCTTCACTGACGGGGCGACATGTCATCTGAAGGCTTTAGGCAATTGGTTCACATCTGAGGGCGACGTAGTCGTCTCGACCACCGCAACGAGCGTAACCTTTACTGTCGCATCTGAGGGCTATTTTGATCCTCCGGGATCTACCATCGAATTCTCCGCAGTGCAGTACGGAAGCGATGTCTATCTCCGTCGTACTGCGCGAGCACTCGGCGGCGGTGATGGGGGTGTGCAAATTGGCATACAGCTACTTAAGCTGAATCAGCCGACCTGGGACCAGCAAGCCGCGAATTTGAGAGACCTGATCAATGGACGATAA
- the sigK gene encoding ECF RNA polymerase sigma factor SigK — protein MTPGRPDESGDDVDDAPAVDLDALLVRTAAGDQEAFSRFYDLTAARVLGLIRRLLIDGAQSEEVAQEVFLEAWQSAPRFDPNKGRAQTWIMTMAHRRAVDRIRASQASRDRDTVVGIRDLPTAYDQVAETVEVRVEHERVEVAMAKLSEPQRQAVTLAYYGGLSQSEVAAELGIPLGTAKTRLRDAMIRLREELGVTT, from the coding sequence ATGACTCCCGGCAGGCCGGATGAGAGCGGAGACGACGTGGACGACGCCCCTGCGGTCGACCTCGACGCCCTCCTCGTCCGCACCGCCGCGGGCGATCAGGAGGCGTTCTCGCGCTTCTACGACTTGACCGCGGCGCGCGTCCTCGGACTCATCCGCCGGCTCCTCATCGACGGCGCGCAGTCGGAGGAGGTCGCCCAGGAGGTCTTCCTCGAGGCGTGGCAATCCGCTCCGCGGTTCGATCCGAATAAAGGTCGAGCGCAGACGTGGATCATGACCATGGCCCACCGGCGCGCTGTCGACCGGATCCGCGCATCGCAGGCGTCGCGCGACCGGGACACGGTTGTGGGCATCCGCGACCTCCCGACCGCCTACGACCAGGTGGCTGAGACGGTGGAGGTCCGGGTCGAGCACGAGAGGGTGGAGGTGGCCATGGCGAAATTGAGCGAGCCGCAACGGCAGGCCGTCACCCTCGCCTACTACGGGGGACTCAGCCAGTCCGAGGTCGCGGCCGAGCTCGGAATCCCGCTCGGCACAGCGAAGACTCGGCTGCGCGATGCGATGATACGGCTGCGAGAGGAACTGGGGGTGACGACATGA
- a CDS encoding barstar family protein, with product MAVWEADDQDPGFQLARNGFVTKFHSAAVVDESLASFRSAGYRVVRLDTASWTDEADLHEALSTALDFPAYYGRNFSALSDCLQDVAEQAYGWTKADTGLIIELDHLDRFRATMPAACRILLDILVDTARLGALLGNRILCVIRSDDPLLDVGPVGGAEPPWSPCEWLLSDRVDGAAP from the coding sequence GTGGCTGTGTGGGAAGCGGACGATCAGGATCCCGGATTCCAACTGGCCAGGAACGGATTCGTGACGAAGTTCCACTCGGCGGCCGTCGTCGATGAGTCGCTCGCCTCCTTCCGGTCGGCCGGCTACCGCGTCGTCCGGCTGGATACCGCATCCTGGACCGACGAAGCCGACCTTCACGAGGCGCTGAGTACCGCCCTCGACTTCCCCGCCTACTACGGCCGCAACTTCTCCGCGCTGTCCGACTGCCTCCAGGACGTCGCCGAGCAGGCCTACGGATGGACGAAGGCCGACACGGGACTCATCATCGAACTCGACCACCTCGACCGGTTCCGCGCGACGATGCCGGCCGCCTGTCGGATCCTGCTCGACATCCTCGTCGACACGGCTCGTCTCGGAGCACTCCTCGGCAACCGGATCCTGTGCGTGATCCGGTCGGACGACCCGCTGCTGGATGTCGGACCGGTCGGTGGCGCGGAGCCCCCGTGGAGCCCATGCGAGTGGCTCCTCTCCGACCGCGTGGACGGGGCCGCGCCGTGA
- a CDS encoding anti-sigma factor, with the protein MTREDDRDAGRLGYRLGADDEQEARAFEDVAAELALSAEPVQPRPELKAALFARLQNTPQLPAQDVAQPTAEPVAAPAEAADASPAPEAAPGATPGRAERAAQRRWFQRPGLLLGAAAAAIVLFVGGAFVGSTLSGGNSYQSQQASALAEINAAPDVQRATAQVEGGGTATLVWSGELGRSALVANDLPALPSDKTYELWYLRDGQAIPAGTMNPANSGSTWRVLTGDMAAGDTVGVTVEPSGGSDKPTSPPIVAIAS; encoded by the coding sequence ATGACCCGCGAGGACGACCGAGACGCCGGGCGCCTCGGCTACCGCCTGGGCGCGGACGACGAGCAGGAGGCCCGTGCCTTCGAGGACGTCGCCGCCGAACTGGCGCTCTCCGCCGAGCCCGTCCAGCCCCGCCCGGAACTCAAGGCGGCGCTGTTCGCGCGGCTGCAGAACACCCCGCAGCTGCCGGCTCAGGATGTCGCCCAGCCGACGGCGGAGCCCGTCGCGGCCCCAGCCGAAGCAGCCGACGCCTCTCCGGCCCCCGAAGCAGCTCCCGGAGCCACCCCGGGCCGCGCCGAGCGCGCCGCACAGCGCCGCTGGTTCCAGCGCCCTGGACTTCTCCTCGGCGCCGCGGCCGCCGCGATCGTGCTGTTCGTCGGCGGAGCGTTCGTCGGCTCGACACTCTCCGGCGGCAACTCGTACCAATCGCAGCAGGCGTCCGCCCTGGCCGAGATCAACGCGGCTCCGGACGTGCAGCGGGCGACCGCGCAGGTCGAGGGCGGCGGAACGGCGACCCTCGTGTGGTCGGGCGAACTGGGACGTTCCGCGCTCGTCGCCAACGACCTCCCGGCGCTTCCCAGCGACAAGACCTACGAGCTCTGGTACCTGCGCGACGGGCAGGCGATCCCCGCCGGGACGATGAACCCGGCGAACTCGGGATCGACCTGGCGCGTGCTCACCGGCGACATGGCGGCGGGGGACACGGTCGGCGTCACGGTGGAGCCGAGCGGTGGGTCCGACAAGCCGACGAGCCCGCCCATCGTCGCCATCGCGTCCTGA
- a CDS encoding CBM35 domain-containing protein, producing MSLTHSTLTSRRSRRRSPLLRISVAGAAAASLVAAGAALPAVAAIGGNTLSIDAASVVRPVTHVAAGGLYGLATASTPDPASLLPLHVNQFTQPAPGVQQLGNGATTPSGDALKVAPSLISAGGQETVRMPDIYPDWPYKWVSWSDYLSKVDTMVQARVSASSTTNINGWELWNEPDGTWNTSAAGPFNDGWSRIYNEVKKYDTVTPIVGPSISSYNHDWMTSFLTAAKNAGTVPDVISWHLWSSDALPGELADLRGIESSLGISPRPVSINECAWPDQVDVPASSLRYLATFERATDVRDAERAYWYESGTMNGLFVNGQPTGTYWLYKWYGDMTGNMVSVAQNGLQDGIASLDTTRKILTAVVGGATGDNTVSVKNLSGFGSSVAVTVLSTPDSGRLHAVSAPTTIWSGSLTVANGAISVPLTGQDPGAAYEIVVTPTSGPVTSYQQTYEAENASVVNGIRYSSSAASNGGYVGGLDNSGDMRNDSFVDFLVNVPVAADYSLSIRYANGTGATSTQGIAYDGGAWSTVSYPATGGWGAQGKFATVSGPTLHLTAGYNMIRLAKGSPYFAGGTGYAELDSISLSTTAAVPGWSQPSNPPAATFVQRLEAESGTVSGGNVIASSNASGGSFVGGLDSSTSSVTFRPNVPTAGTYRLQLGYANDGGYTQNGTLDAVVGLSVNGGPATNVTLPVTGPWGANGGSFPVATTTVQLNAGTNTVTIAHQANQNYAELDYAQFSSPAGAVVR from the coding sequence ATGTCACTCACCCACTCGACCCTCACGAGCAGGCGATCTCGCCGCCGGTCCCCCCTGTTGCGCATCTCTGTCGCGGGCGCTGCAGCCGCTTCTCTGGTCGCTGCCGGAGCAGCGCTTCCTGCCGTCGCGGCAATCGGAGGAAACACCCTCTCCATCGACGCGGCGTCGGTCGTGCGTCCCGTCACGCATGTCGCCGCCGGCGGCCTGTACGGTCTCGCGACCGCGAGCACGCCCGATCCCGCCTCGTTGCTGCCGCTGCACGTGAACCAGTTCACCCAGCCGGCACCGGGCGTCCAGCAGTTGGGGAACGGCGCGACCACTCCATCCGGCGACGCGCTCAAGGTCGCGCCGTCGCTGATCTCCGCGGGAGGCCAGGAGACCGTCCGCATGCCGGATATCTACCCGGACTGGCCGTACAAGTGGGTCAGCTGGAGCGACTACCTGTCGAAGGTCGACACGATGGTCCAGGCGCGCGTCTCGGCCTCCTCCACAACAAACATCAACGGGTGGGAGCTGTGGAACGAGCCGGACGGCACCTGGAACACCTCGGCGGCAGGTCCGTTCAACGACGGCTGGTCGCGCATCTATAACGAAGTCAAGAAGTACGACACCGTCACTCCGATCGTCGGCCCGAGCATCTCCAGCTACAACCACGACTGGATGACCAGCTTCCTCACCGCCGCGAAGAACGCCGGCACCGTGCCGGATGTCATCAGCTGGCACCTGTGGAGCTCCGACGCCCTGCCCGGCGAACTGGCCGACCTGCGCGGGATCGAGAGCTCACTCGGCATCTCGCCGCGCCCGGTGTCGATCAACGAGTGCGCCTGGCCCGACCAGGTGGATGTGCCCGCATCATCGCTGCGCTACCTCGCGACCTTCGAGCGCGCCACCGATGTCCGTGACGCCGAACGCGCCTACTGGTACGAGTCCGGCACGATGAACGGCCTGTTCGTCAACGGGCAGCCGACCGGCACCTACTGGCTCTACAAGTGGTACGGCGACATGACCGGCAACATGGTGTCCGTGGCCCAGAACGGCCTGCAGGACGGCATCGCCTCACTGGACACGACCCGCAAGATCCTCACGGCCGTCGTGGGCGGCGCAACCGGCGACAACACCGTGTCGGTGAAGAACCTCAGCGGCTTCGGCTCGTCGGTCGCGGTCACCGTGCTCTCCACGCCGGACTCCGGCCGCCTGCACGCCGTGTCCGCTCCGACGACCATCTGGTCGGGATCCCTCACGGTCGCCAACGGAGCCATCAGCGTCCCGCTCACCGGGCAGGACCCGGGCGCCGCGTACGAGATCGTCGTCACGCCGACCAGCGGACCGGTCACCTCGTACCAGCAGACGTACGAGGCAGAGAACGCCTCCGTGGTCAACGGCATCCGCTACTCCTCCTCCGCCGCATCCAACGGCGGATACGTCGGCGGCCTGGACAACAGCGGCGACATGCGGAACGACAGCTTCGTCGACTTCCTGGTCAACGTCCCGGTCGCGGCCGACTACAGTCTGTCGATCCGCTACGCCAACGGCACGGGTGCCACCTCCACCCAGGGCATCGCCTACGACGGCGGCGCCTGGAGCACGGTCAGCTATCCCGCGACCGGCGGATGGGGCGCCCAAGGGAAATTCGCGACGGTCTCCGGACCGACCCTCCACCTCACCGCCGGATACAACATGATCCGGCTCGCGAAGGGGTCGCCGTACTTCGCCGGCGGCACCGGTTACGCCGAGCTCGACTCCATCTCCCTGTCCACGACCGCGGCCGTCCCCGGCTGGTCGCAGCCGTCGAATCCGCCCGCGGCGACCTTCGTGCAGCGGCTGGAGGCGGAATCCGGTACCGTCTCCGGCGGCAACGTCATCGCCTCGTCGAACGCGTCCGGCGGAAGCTTCGTCGGCGGACTCGACTCCTCCACCAGCTCCGTGACCTTCCGCCCCAACGTCCCCACCGCCGGCACCTACCGGCTCCAGCTGGGCTACGCCAACGACGGGGGTTACACGCAGAACGGGACGCTGGATGCGGTGGTCGGGCTCTCCGTGAACGGTGGACCCGCGACGAACGTGACCCTCCCCGTCACGGGGCCGTGGGGTGCGAACGGCGGATCCTTCCCGGTGGCGACCACGACGGTGCAGCTCAACGCAGGCACGAACACGGTCACGATCGCCCACCAGGCGAACCAGAATTACGCGGAGCTCGACTACGCGCAGTTCTCCTCCCCGGCGGGTGCGGTCGTCCGGTAA